In Malus sylvestris chromosome 15, drMalSylv7.2, whole genome shotgun sequence, a single genomic region encodes these proteins:
- the LOC126605394 gene encoding uncharacterized protein LOC126605394 isoform X1, producing MASHSAKDDVLLRRRPILLLLLQQNPRRNRSGGAQWFSSRTESARTEFGSENAYDVLGVSETSSFAEIKASFHKLAKQTHPDLAESKTDSDASRRFVQILAAYEILSDCEKRAHYDMDLLSQRKLVQKHSEHVMTFSMYKGHLSTYKKMEVVEWLKWYRLAINDVLSERRVVVGTGYFDVLERDFYSAIHAAYYGPLIESMELLPDCFEAEERSVYETPEVLHLVSGRDLFGMVRLGNKIPELSYYNNMKLNYSTSAGLGICRSVEDFSLSENSGGIDDVGNANTETWDIKNDPPDAYKDLELHLCGRVVATATRVPPKNNRDGKQNEESDRIHVFLSCNENPVHTNKGFSQDSFLGGAVGSRILLGTITGLGTSSEEGSCFVYNSSGSKTHVIMKHRTLLVKHLYWYELGEKVSVCECRCSRARLPPSKFWLFEPRCGMHDIGGWYIETFGRDKKGRMLPSQRYWDGFDAGKQFEKRLHPAMYLLSLAYRTLDLEDAQRRKNTFKDVVDRRLFKILNWCKRLI from the exons ATGGCTTCTCATAGCGCCAAAGACGACGTTCTGCTTCGCCGTCGTCCAATTCTTCTGCTATTACTTCAACAGAACCCAAGGCGCAATCGGAGTGGTGGAGCTCAGTGGTTCAGTAGCAGAACCGAGTCAGCTCGGACCGAGTTCGGCTCAGAAAACGCGTACGATGTCCTAGGTGTCTCCGAAACCAGCTCATTTGCCGAAATCAAAGCGTCTTTCCACAAATTGGCCAAGCAAACGCATCCGGACCTCGCCGAGTCGAAGACCGATTCCGATGCTTCTCGCCGATTCGTGCAAATCCTCGCCGCCTATGAG ATTCTTTCGGATTGCGAAAAGAGGGCCCATTACGACATGGACCTGTTATCTCAGAGAAAGCTTGTGCAGAAACATTCTGAGCATGTCATGACATTCAGCATGTATAAGGGTCATCTAAGTACATATAAGAAGATGGAAGTTGTTGAATGGTTGAAGTGGTATAGACTAGCTATAAATGATGTTTTGTCGGAGAGGAGGGTGGTGGTTGGTACAGGTTATTTTGATGTTCTTGAGAGAGATTTCTATTCAGCCATACATGCGGCTTACTATGGCCCTCTGATAGAGTCTATGGAGCTTCTTCCGGACTGCTTCGAAGCTGAAGAGAGGTCTGTGTATGAAACTCCAGAGGTGCTGCATTTGGTATCGGGGCGTGACCTTTTTGGGATGGTCCGGCTGGGCAATAAAATTCCAGAACTGTCATATTACAACAATATGAAATTGAATTATTCCACATCTGCGGGTTTGGGAATTTGTCGTTCTGTTGAGGACTTTAGCCTCAGCGAGAACTCTGGTGGCATTGATGATGTTGGAAACGCAAATACAGAAACCTGGGATATCAAAAATGACCCACCAGATGCATATAAGGATTTAGAATTGCATCTATGTGGAAGGGTGGTTGCTACAGCCACCAGAGTCCCTCCAAAAAACAACCGTGATGGGAAACAGAATGAAGAGTCTGATCGCATTCATGTTTTTCTCAGCTGTAATGAAAATCCTGTGCATACCAACAAAGGGTTTTCTCAAGATTCATTTTTAGGTGGTGCCGTTGGATCAAGGATTCTGTTGGGTACAATAACAGGATTAGGGACTAGCTCTGAAGAAGGGTCCTGCTTTGTCTACAATAGCAGTGGTTCCAAAACCCATGTGATTATGAAGCATAGAACATTGCTG GTGAAACACTTGTATTGGTATGAATTGGGAGAAAAGGTTTCTGTTTGTGAGTGCAGATGCAGTAGAGCTCGGTTGCCACCAAGCAA ATTTTGGCTGTTTGAGCCTCGCTGTGGCATGCATGACATAGGCGGTTGGTATATTGAAACATTTGGTAGAGATAAGAAAGGCCGCATGTTGCCATCTCAACGGTATTGGGATGGCTTTGATGCTGGAAAACAATTTGAAAA GAGACTCCATCCTGCGATGTATCTTCTTTCTCTTGCATATAGAACTTTAGATCTTGAAGATGCACAAAGAAGGAAAAATACATTCAAGGATGTCGTGGACAGACGACTTTTTAAAATTCTCAATTGGTGCAAAAGACTTATTTAG
- the LOC126605394 gene encoding uncharacterized protein LOC126605394 isoform X2 — protein sequence MASHSAKDDVLLRRRPILLLLLQQNPRRNRSGGAQWFSSRTESARTEFGSENAYDVLGVSETSSFAEIKASFHKLAKQTHPDLAESKTDSDASRRFVQILAAYEILSDCEKRAHYDMDLLSQRKLVQKHSEHVMTFSMYKGHLSTYKKMEVVEWLKWYRLAINDVLSERRVVVGTGYFDVLERDFYSAIHAAYYGPLIESMELLPDCFEAEERSVYETPEVLHLVSGRDLFGMVRLGNKIPELSYYNNMKLNYSTSAGLGICRSVEDFSLSENSGGIDDVGNANTETWDIKNDPPDAYKDLELHLCGRVVATATRVPPKNNRDGKQNEESDRIHVFLSCNENPVHTNKGFSQDSFLGGAVGSRILLGTITGLGTSSEEGSCFVYNSSGSKTHVIMKHRTLLVKHLYWYELGEKVSVCECRCSRARLPPSKRLHPAMYLLSLAYRTLDLEDAQRRKNTFKDVVDRRLFKILNWCKRLI from the exons ATGGCTTCTCATAGCGCCAAAGACGACGTTCTGCTTCGCCGTCGTCCAATTCTTCTGCTATTACTTCAACAGAACCCAAGGCGCAATCGGAGTGGTGGAGCTCAGTGGTTCAGTAGCAGAACCGAGTCAGCTCGGACCGAGTTCGGCTCAGAAAACGCGTACGATGTCCTAGGTGTCTCCGAAACCAGCTCATTTGCCGAAATCAAAGCGTCTTTCCACAAATTGGCCAAGCAAACGCATCCGGACCTCGCCGAGTCGAAGACCGATTCCGATGCTTCTCGCCGATTCGTGCAAATCCTCGCCGCCTATGAG ATTCTTTCGGATTGCGAAAAGAGGGCCCATTACGACATGGACCTGTTATCTCAGAGAAAGCTTGTGCAGAAACATTCTGAGCATGTCATGACATTCAGCATGTATAAGGGTCATCTAAGTACATATAAGAAGATGGAAGTTGTTGAATGGTTGAAGTGGTATAGACTAGCTATAAATGATGTTTTGTCGGAGAGGAGGGTGGTGGTTGGTACAGGTTATTTTGATGTTCTTGAGAGAGATTTCTATTCAGCCATACATGCGGCTTACTATGGCCCTCTGATAGAGTCTATGGAGCTTCTTCCGGACTGCTTCGAAGCTGAAGAGAGGTCTGTGTATGAAACTCCAGAGGTGCTGCATTTGGTATCGGGGCGTGACCTTTTTGGGATGGTCCGGCTGGGCAATAAAATTCCAGAACTGTCATATTACAACAATATGAAATTGAATTATTCCACATCTGCGGGTTTGGGAATTTGTCGTTCTGTTGAGGACTTTAGCCTCAGCGAGAACTCTGGTGGCATTGATGATGTTGGAAACGCAAATACAGAAACCTGGGATATCAAAAATGACCCACCAGATGCATATAAGGATTTAGAATTGCATCTATGTGGAAGGGTGGTTGCTACAGCCACCAGAGTCCCTCCAAAAAACAACCGTGATGGGAAACAGAATGAAGAGTCTGATCGCATTCATGTTTTTCTCAGCTGTAATGAAAATCCTGTGCATACCAACAAAGGGTTTTCTCAAGATTCATTTTTAGGTGGTGCCGTTGGATCAAGGATTCTGTTGGGTACAATAACAGGATTAGGGACTAGCTCTGAAGAAGGGTCCTGCTTTGTCTACAATAGCAGTGGTTCCAAAACCCATGTGATTATGAAGCATAGAACATTGCTG GTGAAACACTTGTATTGGTATGAATTGGGAGAAAAGGTTTCTGTTTGTGAGTGCAGATGCAGTAGAGCTCGGTTGCCACCAAGCAA GAGACTCCATCCTGCGATGTATCTTCTTTCTCTTGCATATAGAACTTTAGATCTTGAAGATGCACAAAGAAGGAAAAATACATTCAAGGATGTCGTGGACAGACGACTTTTTAAAATTCTCAATTGGTGCAAAAGACTTATTTAG